tttatttattatactatacatttttcaaatatatgtttaatttagtttttttatttcttaattatatatttacttattatttatttttattatattgcatatttatttattattgtttaatgcaatgtttctatttcttatattgtttatttacttattatttatttttccttatattgcaaatttacttattatttattttttatttttgaaataataatgtCAGGTGTCATCTTCGGGAGAATTGTTTTTCGCTAATGTGGACGGTCTATGAAGCCTCTAAaagtctcttttattagtaaggatttAGTCACAACATATTCAATAGgtccaaaattaaaaacatgCCGTGGTAGAATTCAAataggactctattttaatagattagatgtttctaaacaaatttttaaaaaaaattgctatacatgtttccaaacaaacctaaTTTGTACTTGAGctttaataagataaataattagGTGAATGTGCATTAAACCTCCTCCTAACGATGATAGATGAAAgtgaatttaataaaatttatatttttatatttagtcaCAATATATTCAATAGGcccaaaattaaaaacatgtcATGGTAAAATTCAAataggactctattttaatagagtaaatgtttctaaacaaaaaatttttaaacaattctAATTTGTACTTGAggtttaataagatagataattAGGTGAATGTGTATTAAACCTCCTCCTAACGATGATAGATGAAAgtgaatttaataaaatttatatttttatatttagtcaCAACATATTCAATAGGcccaaaattaaaaacatgCCATGATAGAATTCAAataggactctattttaataaagtagatgtttctaaacaaatttttttaaaaaattgttatacatgtttccaaacaattctaaTTTGTACTTGagctttaataagatagataattAGATGAATGCGTATTAAGTCTTCTCCTAACAATGATAGATGAAAgtgaatttaataaaatttatatttttatatttagtcaCAACATATTCAATAGGcccaaaattaaaaacatgtcATGGTAGAATTTAAATaggattctattttaatagagtagatgtttctaaacaatttttttttttaaattgttatacatgtttccaaacaattctaaTTCGTAGCTTTAATACGGGATTGATTCCAACCGATCAAATGTGTTTGTCCTCGTTTGAATTCCATCTTCACAAGACATaagtttaaaaacaaatatatatttttatttcatagacagagaaattACCTCGAAGATTGAGTCAAGAAGCTTCGCTCCAAAACGAAAAGGGGAAAAAGAACCCAAGATCCctgccaaaaaaaataaaatttgaacaaTTAAGAAATTTAAATCGCGAACAGTAGAAACATAAGAACGATTAACACGAAACTTATAAACCCTAATTAACATATAGACTGAGCGGAAACAAGATCTACTCGatatctctacaaaaaaaaacaggaaaagATTGAACAGTTAAGAAAATTGAAACCCAAAAGATTATCCGAAGCAACGATTAGACAAAACACTTACTAATCTAATAATGTAATCGGGATTttgcctctttttttttgaagagtCGATCGTCAGAACTCTCTCAATTCTTCACAGgaaaaaatagtatatgaaaAATGTGGAAATAAAAGTTAAGAGAAAATCGTACATGTCCAAAcgggtatattttaaaatctggGTCGATTTATTTGGAAACAGTTTATTCAAGTAGCAAAACACTTTGTGTAAGGTCTGAAGATGTAAGTCTAGTGAAGCCGAAGAATACTAAGCAAGTTTAGAAATCACAAACGCGATATCATGTTTAGTAATATTAATAGTCCAATAATATTAAAGATTGTTTGATCCAGTGAAGAAATGAGTCCCTAAACAACAAAATGTACATCTTGCTAAGGTTTTTCCTTTCTAATGTAAATGAAGAAATGAGTCCAGTTAACTAAGCACGAAGAAATGAGTCCAGTTAACTAAGCACTGGCAGCCTAGGAGTAAGAGCTAGTTTGAGATAATGCGTAAGTCCTTCGGTCCtggatttgtttttctttaggAATAAAATTGTTGTTGCTTTAATCCTTATTAAAAAGTTTGGGACCGGACTAGTCGTCGGTACTGTTCTCTTGGATGATTTGTTTGGTCATATTACCCACAAACCCTCCAGGTTAAAAAGGAAAATGAGTCCTGAGAAAATAACAGCCACTATTCTTGTCTTCTCCCCTTTTTTCCACATAAGTTGATCTTGTGTTTGGAATGGACCTTTCATCTTTGCACAAGCCCATGGTATTTCCTTTGAAGCTTATTCAAGATTGGTGgttttctcctcttcttcttctaagcCCACATGAAGTAATGTTTAGTGATTCTGTTTTTGGAAGCCAAACCTTCTTCAGACCGTTTGCACACCATTTCTACTTCCCAAGTGTTAAGTGTCGGTTATTAAGCCAAAAACAGCACacgttttactaaataaaaggTTTGAAACCTCTAATTACCGTTTTTGAATAGAAGAGATTAAATTATGTGAGTAAACAACATATTCGGACGCAATTCACAGAACTGTAATGGAGAAAGACTTTTATTgcaaaaaatatcttataatggGATGATAAAAGCTTCCTTTTGGAAATATTTCAATGTCAACGCGACATTACATAATGGTCCATCATAGTTTGCTGCTTAAGATTAGTttccttattattttattgctaTGAATACGTAGGCAATATATCCCTGAATACGTACaagtagaatttttttttttttttttttttgcaactgatTTTGTACAAGTAGAATTTTTGTGAAACATTCTTCACTTTTCACAATTTCTGGATCTATCTCTTAAGAACGAAGGATAATATCAATTAATGATTGATTTCGCAATACGCATAAGATTAGGCGTTTGGTAAATTTTAATACGGAAAATAGAAATTTGACCAAATATCAGTGTATCTTAAATTACCTACGTGCGTGGGCTAATGAACTTCTCATGAAATACAATATTGAAAATGCTATATCTGCTTTCACGACTTTTTAACATCCACGTGATTATATACAAACACAAAACAATCAATGTCACTACTATTCATTTATgaaattcatattatatataatatcacACTCGATCGTTCTTATCAGTAATTGAATCACTTGTCATGCAGACATAAACATTGCCGGCTTTGTGACGGAGATCCATAACTCGTGATTATTGTTTCTTCTTATCTgctgattattattttaatcaaaatcttTGTATCTATTCTCCAAGATACATGCTTCTATAATTGTACTATATTTATTCCTACTGATGTATACAATTAGAGGATGGACAAAAAACAAATGTATGTAAAAAGAGAAATCACATGGCTTGTGGGAGGGTCCTGGCAGTGATTAATTATTATGCCATCCCTTAAGCAATCATAGCTTTGTGGaaccttttttttcttagttgttgccaaaattaattgttttattatctACTTAGATACTTTTTTGCTTATGAATTTTAATAGACTACATTTGATGATTTGTCTCTATTGCTCTAGACTTGTAAATATTCTATTCTGGAATAAGTTCCAGTTTGATCATTATATTTTACCTGGAAAATCTTATAATATTCCAtgcaaaaaccaaaatattcaCTCCacatagataataatataaaatttgctAAAATAATTGAGGAAAGGCTGCCCATGTGGGCACTTCTAAGTAATCTCCAGAATCGATGCTTGAAATACATTGGATATTTACTAAACAACACATATATGAACAAACAAACACCCACAAAAGAAGATCAGAAGACCATATCTTTGTTATAAACACACAAGTTCTCTCTTTTTAGCATCTCTTGTCTCATCTTCTCAACTTTCTagtctttcttttcttttgttatctCTTGTCTGAAAAGGAAATGAATCTCTCAAGTTCAAGTGAATCACTTATTGATGATCTTCTAGATGATTACTGGTTCTTTGAGAACTTATTTACCAGGAGATCGAGAGTCTTAAGGTATTGTCACTCAGATCCTtacccatcttcttcttttttgacaGCTCCTGAAAAAGTGGGAGATTCAGATGAGAAGAAGTCTTCAGAAGCCTCCACAGGGAGGTGTTTGATCAGGGCAGCTTCCATAGATGGAAAAAAAGGAGAGACAAAGCAGTTCTCTGAAAAGATTAGGGTTCAAGAACCGAGACCAGTTGGATGTTTCTTGCGGCAAAAGGAACCTGTGGTTCTTCCCAAATCTGCTGGATCTTGTTCTGCTCCAGGAAAGATTCAAGAAGCTTCCACCGACCGCTGTTTGGTCCGAGCACCCTCTTTGCCGCCTCGGATAGAAAAAAGAAATGTTGATTACGAGGCAAAGAAGATGATCAGTAAGCTGACGCGTCAGTTCTCTGAGAAGATTAGGGTTCTAGAACCGAAGACAACGGGTGAACGTTACTTGCATAAGAAGAAAAGGAATAGTGAAAGGAACATGACAGAAGGTGGTAGTAGCAGTAGTAGCAGCAGCAGTGTCAAGATTAGTTTGCAAAGAACTCAAACGATGCCAAATGAcataagagaagaagatgaacttgAAGATCACGAATCCGACTCAAGAATGGGATTCTTGATACGTGAATCCCTCGCTAGCTCACAAAATGTTCCAaaggtaaataaattaattactaTTTATGTAAAAAGCAAATGGGTTTTTGAAAATCTAGAAACCAAAATAGAGTTTGATTCTTGATGTAGGTTTCGATCAATCCAAGGCAGAGACCACCAAGACAGCTGAGATCAGAAGAAACTGTTGTGGTCAAACAAGGAAGCTCAAGTCCCAAAACGCTGCGTAAAACGGTAAGTAGCATAGAAACAACCAAAGAGATTCAAAGGCTGAAAGGTTATGATGACCAGCTGGTCGAGCCACATGGATTAGCTACACCGCCTAGGGTTCCAAAGGATTCGAGGAAAGAAATGAAGGATCAGATCAAGTTTTGGGCTCGAGCAGTTGCTAGTAATGTCAGACAAGAGTGCTGAAAATTCTTTTAATTACACTTATTAACTTTGTGTTTTGTATGACAATATTCTGTACATATGATTCTTATCTTGAACTCTTTTGtgatcttttttctttctgaacCTCCTGAAATAATGAGATTCCTCTgtttatatgatgatgttgttcTTTTCGTTGGGGGCAAGAAGAAAGTCATGATTATCATGAAGAAAAGGAGATGAGAGAAAAACAACAAGGAAGAACATTATAATAATCGAATTTATattgaaaaccaaaagaaagaaCATAATAATTTGTGATTTGATTGCGATTTATGAAGAGTTTCCTAGAAGCATTCGAATCAAAATATTCATTCGATTTGAGTAAACATTACACGTAAAATACGTTGAATCATGTTGAgttaaatctatatataaatgtaataaCGTGGAACTAACTAGATTGAACCGGTTCTTGATTGCAGATATCTCTCGTAAGACCAAAACAATAATAACTTATGCATTCATTTAACttcagtttctttcttctttttttttttttttttttttttttttacgtcaaacgaccattctattactcaagcttgaggtggtctgggtaaccagaccagaatagaacaaccaatgaaaagtaactCCATACGAAAGGttctagcagtcttagctaaaaaatcagaaaattgaTTGCGCACTCGTGGCACATGGATGATTTTGAAGTCCGGGAAACAAATCTGCAgcgtctctatcttctccaattctgtcgcgaagcttggccactcctgaggttcctttatcattgcaatcagttCCTTGCAGTCTGTTCCGTAGCTCTGGCATggcgagtgttgaagcatattctccatcgcccaaTCGCAGTGCTTCTACCTCCGAATGCATTGCTGATTCACATCGAGTGAAGTTCCGTGTTCCCATAAGTTGTATGTTCTACTCACTATCCATCGAGACCCATACACATCCACTAAAGCGATCAGAAGCTGTCCATGATCCATCTAATaggcaaatattacccaagcttaagacttggttTTCAT
The window above is part of the Brassica napus cultivar Da-Ae chromosome C3, Da-Ae, whole genome shotgun sequence genome. Proteins encoded here:
- the LOC111210800 gene encoding uncharacterized protein LOC111210800, with protein sequence MNLSSSSESLIDDLLDDYWFFENLFTRRSRVLRYCHSDPYPSSSFLTAPEKVGDSDEKKSSEASTGRCLIRAASIDGKKGETKQFSEKIRVQEPRPVGCFLRQKEPVVLPKSAGSCSAPGKIQEASTDRCLVRAPSLPPRIEKRNVDYEAKKMISKLTRQFSEKIRVLEPKTTGERYLHKKKRNSERNMTEGGSSSSSSSSVKISLQRTQTMPNDIREEDELEDHESDSRMGFLIRESLASSQNVPKVSINPRQRPPRQLRSEETVVVKQGSSSPKTLRKTVSSIETTKEIQRLKGYDDQLVEPHGLATPPRVPKDSRKEMKDQIKFWARAVASNVRQEC